The nucleotide sequence TTTGTATCCCCAGAGTATATTCAAGATTTAATGCAAATTAAAAATCCTAGCGAAAAAGCAGAAAAAATTAGAGAGTGGAAAGAGTTTTTTATTAAGCTAGGAGTACATACTGTACCAAAAATAGATGTCAAAATACAAACTGCACGTGGACGATCTAATCAAAAAATAGATTATTACAAGGAATACCCTATTTATAGTTCACCTCACATAATAAGAATCTTAGAAACTAAAAATGTAGAAAAAAATCAGAAATTGGCTAAATTTTTAGATAGCAATTGGGACTATTACAAGCAGTATAAATCTTGGCAAAATTATGCTTATGCTAATGGTGGTTTTTATTCTTACAATCCTAATGATGCAGACTGGTTTACCAAAATTAAAACAGCAGCTTGGCTTCCTACTACGAAAGGAAAATTAGCTAATCCTTCTGAAGTTTTTCTGGATAAAACAGAAACAGGCACAATACTAGGAGATAGCGTTCCATACTTAGCCATTAGTCTCAATAATCCAGATTTTATTAAGGACTTAGGAATAAAAGAAAAAATAACTGATTCCAAGGATTATGCTGATTTATTGCTGGCATTATCCCGTAAAAAAGAGCTTGATGAAAAAGATGAGGAATTAGTTCTTAAAATTTATCAGGAATTGAATAAAGTTGGTATAAATTTAAAAGATTGGTGGAAAACCTTTATCATTGAAAGAATATTTTGGACAAATAAAAAAATATTTTGCACAGCTAGTAAAGTTTTGATAAATGATAATGATGAGGTTTATGAGTTGTTTAAAGACAATCCTCAAATAGCTTTTCTCAAACTCCCCCCAAACTACTATCCTAAACTTCAACACTTTATTAAAGGGACTGATATTCGCTATCTTTCTCAGATTATTAAGACTGAGTTAGCAATTGGAGAAGTACCAAAAGTTGAAGAACAAAGCGTAACTGAGCAAATTAAAGCTTTTACACCTTACATTTTACGTTATCTTTACCAAGTAGAACAGCAAATTTACCAACAGCTTAAAACCAATCACACCCTAATACAACTCAAAGATTTAGTGTGTTACAGGGTGGAAAACCTGCAAATTAAATATCTTCTTGATCAGCAATCAGCTTATACTCAGAGAAGTGCTTTCTTGGATAATGGAAATCTCTACATCCAATCCGGTAGCTTGTCAGATATGGATTATTTAGCCTTGGAAGTTTCTCACTTATTTGGTAATCCAAAGGGGTTAGATGATTTCTTGATTTCGCTGTTTGAGAAAAGAACATTAGACAAAATTGATAGCTTAATGAAAGCGAAAAAGATTCAGCTACTACCTAATGAAGAAAAGCAGTGGTTTGAAAACTCAAATATTTATCTAGGAGAAACTAACTTTATAGAAATAACAGCAGAAAATGATAAAAACATTGAATTTACAGCTAACAAACATCAAAAAATAGAACAAAATAACCGTTCTGTTAAATCAGAATTAACAACTATATTTCCCAAAGATGAAGTTGATGATGCTCAATGGCTACCTGAGTGCGAACCTAGAGAAATTCTAGAACTTGAGGCTATTCAACTGACAAAGGCAAAAATTACATCTAAAGGATATCCTAGCACTGGAAGAGTTACTGAATCTATCATCACTCCATCTTTTGCTGAGTTAATCGAAGACAAAAGTATTTCAATTAAGACTACTTTTAGTAATAGCCAATCGAAATCAGCACCACAAAAAATTATTCAATTAATCACAGAACTACGAATAATAGATAGAGATGAGCCAAGTGAAAAGCCTAAACTAAGCGGTATCTGGGGCGAACAATTTGCCATTGAATATTTAAGGCGACAGTTTAGTGCTAAGTATCCCAAAGGAAATTTAGAGGAAAATCAATACGGATTTTCTATCAAAATTAATAGTCAAGTAGTAGTTGAAGTTCAATGGCTAAATGAAGTTCAAGAGACAGAAGGGTATGATATAAAATTAATTGAAAATGGGCGGGAAGATTATATAGAAGTTAAGTCTAGTAAACCTGGAGCTAAGAAGTTGATAAAGCTATCAGGAAGTCAATGGAAATTGGCTCTTGACCTGGGAGAAAATTTTCATATATATCGGGTTTATAATGCAGGAACTCAACAAGCTACACTTATTGATATTTCTAATCCCAACCAACTTTTGTCTGAAGGTAGTCTCCGTATGGATTCTGTTTATCTTCGGATATAATGTATATCTACCAGCAAAAATATGTTGTATATACCGTTGTAAAAGACAGATTTATGCATCATTCAATTTTTACTTACAATCTTACTTACACAGCGAGAAAGCCAATTTGAAACAATCTGAAACGAGGTGATGGGTAGAAAATGGCGCTAAAGAAATACGCGATGCAATTCAGCTAATGCGAGTTAATGTATAAACAGAGTGATATAAAAAATATCATGCAAGCATACATACTCAAGGGTAAAATAGACCTATCTGGTAAATTGGTAATTACCGAAAATATCAATTTATCCCCCGGAGATGTGGAAGTGATAGTCTTGCAGAAATGTTGATATTGTTGATAACACTACAGTTTCAGCAAGTGAACCAGCACTGGAAACACCAACAAGAAAATCTAGGGTGAAAGCATTTGAGGGTTTATTTGAAAATGCTCCACCCTTTCCACAAAACGTTGATGCAGCTGATTAAACTAACTTAAATAACCTGCTAACATTAAGAATTGCTGGTAGTAAATCCTTACCTTCAGCACCCCTCTTAATAGACATTTCCAAATCCAAAATCATGGACACCGCCCTAGCCAAAGCATTGATACTTGTATTTGCTACTTCCTGACGCAAATAGTAAATACGATGAGGATTGCTGATACTGCACAATTGAGCTAATTCACCATCCTTCTTCACCCCAGAAACTATCGCAGACTTCACCCATAACCAAGTTCTAAATTGCGTTAAAAGAGTGCTGACAATCACCATTAAAGGTTCACAACGAGATAGTAAATCATCCAACAACTGCAAAACTTGATGGCTTTTTCCTTCACGCATAGCCGCTGCCAATTGTAGGCTATTCTGAGTTTGACATGGCACTAATTCGTTGATCTCCGCAAGCTCTAATTTTCTGCCATGAGCATAAATAGAAAGTTTGCGTAACTCAGAAGCTGCACGGGTCATATCGTTACCAATCGCTTGTGCTAAATATTCCACTGCATCCTCTGACAGCAGCAGTTTCAATTTTTGAGCTTGAATAGCGATCGCCTTTTCAATCAAATCATTCCGCCAAAGTGGTATCAACGAAAACTCAAACGACTTCGCATACTTGACCAGGTGTTTGTAAATTTTCAGCCGCTTATCTACATTAGTAGCAACAAACACCAAAATCGTAGAATCAGGCACTTGCACCAACTGCTGCAAAGTTTCTAACTCAGGATCACCCCATTGCTTGAGGCGGCAATTTTCCACAATTACCAGTTTTTTACCATCAGTGAGGGAACGAGTGCGAGCTACACTCATGGCTTTGTCAAGCTTATCATCTGAAAATCGGTGATAGCATAGTGTCAGCCATTGGGCATCAATCTCCGCTTTGTACTGGTTTAACTGTTCCTGAATAGCGTGTTGGTCATCACCTGTGAGCAAGACTATCATCCTCTCACCCTCCCATTATTACTGAGACGGGCAGTTTTAATCAACACAGTCAGAGGTTTTGGACTTTGGGTAGCTCGTTGCAGCATTTTAGCGATCGCCTCCTTACCACTCTCAAACTTTTTCAGGTAAGCTGGTGTCACCTCTAAAATTGCCTTTGACCCTTGCAATTTCACCAGATGAGCATGAGCCAACAGCTTTTGATAGTTGGGTTTAGCCTTATCCATCACCTGCTGCCAAATTTGAGCCAGGTTAGCAGTATTGGTTGCAACTGCTGGTAACAAGCTATCCTCACCTTTGCCATCTCCAGGTTTATCAGTCACCTTGTTGATGGTGTATGTGCCATAAGTTGGTAACAATTTGCCATCATGCCCAGGTTTAACATTTACCGTCTTCGTTGCACCGACAGGCAATAAACCGGGCATCAAGTTGAGTAAACAAACCTCCAGCCACACCGCCGCATTTACCGTATACC is from Cylindrospermum stagnale PCC 7417 and encodes:
- a CDS encoding DUF3883 domain-containing protein, with the translated sequence MGNEFIIIVNRNILILCPKSNIFWAILIGIFLTFNTSDKNGNIETEKTREVINNKHCYSLLKKNLIVPEHIQESKRENVKYTELILAFSLQEDGSADTRLEQKVFAFLPTRSYGFKFLIQADFLVPANREDIHKDTQWNKWIRDNIATTFLLAVEKFKQDSNLQKTYYNYIPLNSEIKDEFFIPVVSEIHNKLKTSECILTESGKWEIPSHVVQVDEQIRKLISNADLQKLLNKEYIHPEVKAKTSILESLGVKKFSFDDLLQCLQNNEWLQKQSDNWFVELYIYLKSCNLNDYSDLPKIKKLKIIPLENNQLASIAETSIFFPFNNVGEYSFELQFIKKTLLESNSKFAVTEFLKKLGVQNASCYEIIENHILPLYKGDSWKSKANQLLEYICYIKDNLSEYEKEFNKIKNPYSYSYSKEDPLKSLKELLLIKTDKNGYSRPGNVYLPASYGNPNELETLLSGIQDVWFVSPEYIQDLMQIKNPSEKAEKIREWKEFFIKLGVHTVPKIDVKIQTARGRSNQKIDYYKEYPIYSSPHIIRILETKNVEKNQKLAKFLDSNWDYYKQYKSWQNYAYANGGFYSYNPNDADWFTKIKTAAWLPTTKGKLANPSEVFLDKTETGTILGDSVPYLAISLNNPDFIKDLGIKEKITDSKDYADLLLALSRKKELDEKDEELVLKIYQELNKVGINLKDWWKTFIIERIFWTNKKIFCTASKVLINDNDEVYELFKDNPQIAFLKLPPNYYPKLQHFIKGTDIRYLSQIIKTELAIGEVPKVEEQSVTEQIKAFTPYILRYLYQVEQQIYQQLKTNHTLIQLKDLVCYRVENLQIKYLLDQQSAYTQRSAFLDNGNLYIQSGSLSDMDYLALEVSHLFGNPKGLDDFLISLFEKRTLDKIDSLMKAKKIQLLPNEEKQWFENSNIYLGETNFIEITAENDKNIEFTANKHQKIEQNNRSVKSELTTIFPKDEVDDAQWLPECEPREILELEAIQLTKAKITSKGYPSTGRVTESIITPSFAELIEDKSISIKTTFSNSQSKSAPQKIIQLITELRIIDRDEPSEKPKLSGIWGEQFAIEYLRRQFSAKYPKGNLEENQYGFSIKINSQVVVEVQWLNEVQETEGYDIKLIENGREDYIEVKSSKPGAKKLIKLSGSQWKLALDLGENFHIYRVYNAGTQQATLIDISNPNQLLSEGSLRMDSVYLRI
- the holA gene encoding DNA polymerase III subunit delta; translation: MIVLLTGDDQHAIQEQLNQYKAEIDAQWLTLCYHRFSDDKLDKAMSVARTRSLTDGKKLVIVENCRLKQWGDPELETLQQLVQVPDSTILVFVATNVDKRLKIYKHLVKYAKSFEFSLIPLWRNDLIEKAIAIQAQKLKLLLSEDAVEYLAQAIGNDMTRAASELRKLSIYAHGRKLELAEINELVPCQTQNSLQLAAAMREGKSHQVLQLLDDLLSRCEPLMVIVSTLLTQFRTWLWVKSAIVSGVKKDGELAQLCSISNPHRIYYLRQEVANTSINALARAVSMILDLEMSIKRGAEGKDLLPAILNVSRLFKLV